GGATTATCCGGCACCGTCATCGACAAGAACTGCGCGAAGAACGACGTGAACGCCTCCTCAAGCGCCTCCAGCACAGCCGTGAACGGCGTCGGCACAGCACGCCCCATCCGCTGCATGATCAAAATGATCTGCAAAGCAGTGCGCGCCCGCACCGCCATCGCCTCAAGCAGCGACGTCCCACCCGTGAACACCGACAACAACGCGATCAACGCCAACTCAAGATTCATGAAAGAGAACTCGATCAGAATCTCGTACTTGGCCTCGGCCAGCTTCCGCGAACGATCGACCTGCCGATCGCCCGTCTTCTCCAGCTCATCCGACATCCGGTACAGATAATTCACACCGTGGTCGTCGACGAACAGCTTCATCGCCCCGACGAACTGCTCCGCCACCGCCGGCGGCATCGAAATCCCCACCTGCGAGATCGCACCCTGCATCGCAGTCGACAACCCCCGCAGGTCATCCGCCAGCTTCTGATACGGCAACCGGCTGTCATAGCCCAGGTCCTCATTACCCGACGCCACACTGGCGCCCACCCAAACCTCAAGAAACCGCCTGAGGCTCGGAGAGAACTCAATCGCCATAACCGTCTTTCCCTAACAAAGGACCTGCTGCTGAAATCAACTCAACCCGCGCGCCAGGAGTACAGGCGGCGAGGCGTCGCTGCCCGGTTTCTCCCGGCCCAAGTTCTCCGGTGGCGGCACGGATCGCCCGGACGTTGAACCCCTGCCGACAGCCATGCCCCGCCACCACGTCATCGAGGGCCCGCCCCACCGTCCGCAAGCTTCCTTGAAGTGACCTCATCGCACCCGCCCAATTCCCAGTCAGCATGAGCGTTCGGCGGCTTTATGAAGGAGACCCTGCATGCGTGCTCGCCTCGGGTGCGTAGCCGGCAGCGAAATCCGGCACAGACACGACAACGCAGGCACCGCACAGCCTTGCCCGCTCGCCATGCCCCACCCCATGCGGACACAGAACCGCGCTGAGTGAACACTACGACCCCCGTGCCCACTTCCCAGCTTCTGCGACGCCAATTCCACCCCCCGCAGCTACCAGGACCATTCCTGGCCATGTCGGCGCCCTCTCCTCCTGTAAAGGCAACGCCCGCTCAGCACATGGGACACGGTCCGAGCACAGCGAATCAATAAATTTATGCCCGCTAGGGCAGAACCTTTTCCCCTTAGGGCAGGCTTCCCGTTCCTCTGCGTTCCTCTGGGTTTCTGAGTGAGACGCTGAGTAAGCGTTCGAGGTTCCAGAAGTACGGTCGCTTCGGTAGCTGATCTCGAGTATCAACTAGGTTGAACTGCAAGCTCTCCACAACGTATAGGAGGGTGACGCCCGGGTTCGCGACAGCGACCCTTCCGATATGGTCTGAAACCAAGTTCGCTATCTTCGCCGAGAGTTAGTCGATGATGCGCTTCGGTCGCTCATAGGGGGATGCAGATGCCTGTTGAGCTGCGCTTTTCTCGCGGAGATTCCAGGTGCTCTGCATTGGATTCATCAGTAGCTGAGATACCGCTGGCCACAGCTCATTGGTACGCCGGCAGTGGGTGGCCGGTGCACCCACTTACGCCTGGACGCAGGACGCCCCCGCGCAACTGCATCGGCTATCGCGGATCCGAGCACACCCATGGGAACTGCACCTGTCTCCGCGTCGGTCGCCGGTGCCACAGCTTCCACGCCGCACTTGGCCGGCGGCGTATCAGTCGATGGTGGGGTCACTGTTGTCAGTTCGGAGGCCGTGTTGCAGGTGGTCCGGCGAACTTGGCAGTTGTCGATCTCGATGCGCGTCGCGCTTGTCAAGCCGTCCTGGTTGCAGGTGCTGGACGCGATCTCAGCTGTCGGGTGCTGGCCTCTGTTCTCGCATCAGTTGAAGCCTGCGGATGGATTTCGGAGGGAGCAGGGTTCTCCCGGGTCCTCAACCGTGCCGCCTACGCCCTGGGCGGACTAGTTGTCGCACGACGTCTGATGGAGGATGAGGCTTGGAGTGATCTGCTGTCGGCTGCTGTTGGCGCGAGGCCAGGTCAAGGCCGAGGGATCGAACAATTCATCCGCAGCGGCCTCGCTTCCGCTCTGCAAAGGCCCCTTCACTCGGGGAGCCACCCATGAGTTCATCGAGTGACGAAGGTCTTCTCTTTGACTTCGCCCCTCACGCCGTCGCGGCCCGGGTCCGACGCCAGGTTGCGATCCCGGCTACGACTCGAAGCAATGCGTTTTCCGCTGTAGCGGGGGCGGCGACTGCAGGTGGATTGTTGCCCGACACGCTCACCGACCGAGGCAATGCCAAGCT
This is a stretch of genomic DNA from Streptomyces sp. NBC_01717. It encodes these proteins:
- a CDS encoding bifunctional DNA primase/polymerase encodes the protein MPVELRFSRGDSRCSALDSSVAEIPLATAHWYAGSGWPVHPLTPGRRTPPRNCIGYRGSEHTHGNCTCLRVGRRCHSFHAALGRRRISRWWGHCCQFGGRVAGGPANLAVVDLDARRACQAVLVAGAGRDLSCRVLASVLASVEACGWISEGAGFSRVLNRAAYALGGLVVARRLMEDEAWSDLLSAAVGARPGQGRGIEQFIRSGLASALQRPLHSGSHP